A DNA window from Accipiter gentilis chromosome 30, bAccGen1.1, whole genome shotgun sequence contains the following coding sequences:
- the NEK2 gene encoding serine/threonine-protein kinase Nek2: MPGQWEGGAARLNSAGAEAGPPRVCGGCVAMPGRPDDYEVLLTIGAGSYGKCRKVRRKADGKILVWKELDYGSMTEAEKQMLVSEVNLLRELRHPNIVRYYDRIIDRSSTTLYIVMEYCDGGDLASLIARCTKERHYLEESFVLRVLTQLTLALKECHRRSDGGVTVHRDLKPANVFLDGKQNVKLGDFGLARILHHDTSFAKTFVGTPYYMSPEQMNHMSYNEKSDIWSLGCLLYELCALSPPFRAYNQKELAEKIREGKFRRIPYRYSEQLNELLKEMLNVKDYCRPSVEDILQHPLIADLVTEEQRQNSDKRGRRSWEPERLQHSDAAVNELKRKEQQLQEREQAIKDREQRLEQRERELCVRERLAEDKLARAENLMRNYNLYKQQRTLACADGPDNALLLPFSANKKKVHFDGSEENAVPPVNLENYPLSKGKCSDLKKRLYAANLRAQALSELEKNYQLKSRQILGMR, encoded by the exons ATGCCAGGCCAATGGGAGGGAGGGGCGGCGCGTTTAAACAGCGCGGGTGCCGAGGCCGGTCCCCCGCGAGTTTGTGGCGGTTGCGTCGCCATGCCCGGCCGCCCTGACGACTACGAGGTGCTGCTCACCATCGGCGCCGGGTCCTACGGCAAGTGCCGCAAGGTGCGCCGCAAGGCCGACGGCAag ATCTTGGTGTGGAAGGAGCTTGACTATGGCTCAATGACAGAGGCAGAGAAACAAATGCTTGTTTCGGAAGTGAATTTGCTTCGCGAGCTGAGACATCCGAATATCGTCCGGTATTACGATCGGATCATCGACAGAAGCAGCACCACCCTGTACATCGTGATGGAGTACTGTGATGGTGGTGACCTGGCTAGCTTAATTGCAAGGTGCACAAAAGAAAG GCATTACTTGGAAGAAAGCTTTGTTCTCCGAGTGTTGACTCAATTGACATTGGCCTTGAAGGAATGTCACAGACGGAGTGATGGTGGAGTCACTGTGCATCGTGACCTAAAACCGGCAAATGTCTTTCTAGATGGCAAGCAGAATGTGAAACTTGGAGACTTTGGACTGGCTAGAATATTGCACCATGACACCAGCTTTGCCAAAACTTTTGTTGGAACTCCATATTATATGTCTCCA GAACAAATGAACCACATGTCATACAATGAAAAATCTGACATCTGGTCCCTAGGATGTCTCCTGTATGAATTATGTGCTCTCTC GCCTCCATTTAGAGCTTACAACCAAAAGGAGTTGGCAGAAAAGATAAGGGAAGGGAAGTTCAGACGAATACCATATCGTTACTCAGAGCAGTTGAATGAACTTCTCAAAGAGATGCTGAATGTAAAG GATTATTGCCGACCTTCTGTTGAAGATATTCTGCAGCACCCCTTGATAGCAGATTTGGTGacagaagaacaaagacaaaattcTGATAAAAGAGGCCGGAGATCATGGGAGCCAGAAAGGCTGCAGCATTCAGATGCTGCAGTGAATGAGCTGAAACGGAAGGAACAACAATTACAGGAGCGAGAACAAGCCATTAAAGACAGAGAGCAACGATTGGAGC AGAGAGAACGGGAACTCTGTGTTCGAGAGAGACTGGCAGAGGACAAACTTGCTAG agctgaaaaccTGATGAGGAACTACAATCTCTACAAACAGCAGAGGACATTAGCTTGTGCAGATGGTCCAG ATAATGCACTCCTGCTCCCCTTTtctgcaaacaaaaagaaagtacaCTTTGATGGAAGTGAAGAGAATGCTGTGCCTCCTGTTAATTTGGAAAACTATCCCCTTTCTAAAGGGAAATGCTCTGATCTCAAGAAACGTCTATATGCTGCAAATCTACGGGCTCAAGCACtgtctgaactggaaaaaaactaTCAACTAAAGAGCAGACAAATCTTGGGCATGCGCTGA